In Emcibacteraceae bacterium, a single window of DNA contains:
- a CDS encoding DUF502 domain-containing protein: MSDTEEPVRKVGFFHRVRNYFLTGLVVASPIGITVYIGWWFISLVDSHIKPLIPAAYNPETYLKPISIPGLGLIFLFLFLVILGALTANLFGRALIRFGERLVDRMPVVRSVYSTLKQIFETVIAQDSKSFSDVVLVEYPRTGLWAIAFVSGENKSEIQGKIEDEVVNVFLPTTPNPTSGFLLFVPKKDLIYLDMTPDQGAKYVISAGLVNPQDLPKKNVKK; encoded by the coding sequence ATGTCAGATACAGAAGAACCCGTTAGAAAAGTAGGATTTTTTCACCGTGTCAGAAATTATTTTCTGACCGGACTTGTGGTCGCGTCCCCGATTGGAATCACCGTCTATATTGGCTGGTGGTTCATATCCCTAGTCGATAGCCACATTAAGCCGCTGATCCCAGCAGCCTATAACCCTGAAACATATCTTAAGCCTATTTCAATACCGGGATTAGGGTTGATATTTTTATTTTTATTTCTGGTTATTCTGGGGGCCTTGACCGCCAATTTGTTCGGCCGCGCCCTAATCCGCTTTGGTGAAAGACTGGTTGACAGAATGCCTGTCGTTAGAAGCGTTTACAGCACCTTAAAACAGATATTTGAAACCGTTATTGCCCAGGATAGCAAGAGCTTCAGTGATGTAGTTCTGGTTGAATATCCACGCACAGGTCTATGGGCGATTGCTTTTGTATCCGGTGAAAATAAAAGCGAAATTCAGGGTAAAATTGAAGATGAAGTGGTCAATGTATTTCTGCCAACAACTCCAAACCCAACTTCAGGATTTTTACTGTTTGTGCCGAAGAAAGACCTGATTTATCTGGATATGACCCCTGATCAGGGTGCAAAATATGTTATTTCAGCAGGGCTTGTGAATCCACAGGATCTGCCCAAAAAAAATGTCAAAAAATAA
- the lptG gene encoding LPS export ABC transporter permease LptG gives MVERVMSYGGHFGKIFSPGSMDVYLAKIFAVRYVIILAGLIATLQMLDLLAKSDEILAGEGAVYTDLWRYVTLRSPHLISLFSPFVALLSSILTLSVLNVNSEIVIMKAAGWSAFRILVPLMAVSLLIGAVNFVFSETVTVHARAELRNWEANNFAADIPPAPDSVYDTWVTDGQNLVKAESANRNGSILLLDQVTQYIRDEDKNITNIIKADFAVYRNDSWKLYGVINFNLKTLKIDVLENMDWVTTIPPERFISLAIVADQVNLPRLRRAISQLQSEGHDTANLRTMLYQKFVSPLSTLLMPLLAGLAAFGLHRGGNLLGRILITLSMGFGFFVVNNLFIALGQYGAVPPIIAAWLPFLLFGLAGVSFILLTEE, from the coding sequence ATGGTTGAGCGGGTGATGAGCTATGGCGGACATTTTGGTAAAATATTCAGCCCTGGAAGTATGGATGTTTATCTGGCAAAAATTTTTGCTGTCCGTTATGTCATAATTCTTGCCGGTCTTATTGCAACATTACAGATGCTTGACCTTCTGGCAAAGTCCGATGAAATTCTTGCTGGTGAAGGTGCTGTTTATACTGACTTATGGCGATATGTAACCCTGCGCAGTCCTCATCTGATTTCTTTATTTTCGCCCTTTGTTGCGTTGCTGTCATCAATCCTTACTCTATCAGTGCTAAATGTTAATAGTGAAATTGTTATTATGAAAGCCGCGGGCTGGTCCGCCTTTCGGATATTGGTACCGCTGATGGCCGTCTCACTACTGATCGGTGCAGTGAATTTTGTATTTTCAGAAACTGTTACTGTCCATGCGCGTGCTGAACTCAGAAACTGGGAAGCCAATAATTTTGCCGCCGATATTCCGCCGGCACCGGATTCCGTTTATGATACCTGGGTCACGGACGGCCAGAACCTTGTAAAGGCGGAAAGCGCCAATAGAAACGGTAGCATTTTGCTGCTCGATCAGGTGACGCAATATATCCGGGACGAAGACAAAAACATTACGAATATCATTAAAGCCGATTTTGCCGTTTACAGAAATGATAGCTGGAAACTTTACGGGGTTATCAATTTTAACCTGAAAACCCTGAAAATCGATGTACTGGAAAATATGGACTGGGTTACAACTATTCCACCGGAACGGTTTATTTCTCTTGCGATCGTCGCTGATCAGGTTAATCTGCCACGCCTGCGCCGGGCCATCAGCCAGCTTCAATCCGAAGGCCATGATACGGCAAATCTGAGAACCATGCTTTATCAGAAATTTGTATCCCCTTTAAGCACATTATTAATGCCACTCCTTGCCGGGCTTGCCGCTTTTGGCCTACATCGCGGCGGTAATCTACTTGGGCGGATATTAATTACCCTTTCCATGGGATTTGGGTTTTTTGTGGTCAATAATCTGTTTATCGCTCTGGGACAATATGGAGCGGTTCCGCCAATTATTGCCGCATGGCTCCCCTTCCTGTTATTCGGACTTGCCGGGGTAAGCTTTATCCTGTTAACAGAAGAATAA
- a CDS encoding phosphopantetheine-binding protein, with protein sequence MTLDTTEILDQICELMAPFNKKGVTISADTTFASDLELDSLSVMDMLAAIEDHFDVTVPLNILPDLETVGQVAEAIKRILDEEN encoded by the coding sequence ATGACACTTGATACTACAGAAATTTTAGATCAGATTTGCGAGCTTATGGCCCCGTTTAATAAAAAAGGCGTTACCATATCAGCAGATACCACTTTTGCCTCTGATCTTGAACTGGATTCTCTTTCAGTTATGGATATGCTGGCAGCCATTGAAGATCATTTTGATGTAACTGTACCGCTAAATATACTTCCTGACCTTGAAACCGTTGGACAAGTCGCCGAAGCCATAAAAAGAATTCTTGACGAAGAAAATTAA
- a CDS encoding aminotransferase class I/II-fold pyridoxal phosphate-dependent enzyme has translation MTHDLFDKFDNILAEYKKLAEGGELNPFTVSMDAVISPTEAIINGKKTILAGTNNYMGMTYNQDCIKAAEEALRSFGTGTTGSRVLNGTYYGHKKLEETLKDFYDAKHAIVFSTGYQANLGVISTVAGPKDYVVIDADSHASIYDGCAMGNATVVRFGHNNPEDLEKRLARIRRKDPDAGILVVIEGVYSMLGDQAPIKELATAAKKHDAFVLVDEAHSIGVFGKTGRGVAQEQNVEHLVDFTVGTFSKSVGTVGGYCVSNHPKFETLRLVCRPYVFTASLPPSVVASATKALELIKDSNLRVKLLENSMRLNKGLASAGFNMGTTGESPIAAIIIDDKPTAIAYWQNMMKEGVYVNLAVPPATPNGLNLMRCSLSAAHSFEQIDYMLEKFIAVGKKLNVLS, from the coding sequence ATGACCCACGATCTATTTGATAAATTCGATAACATCCTTGCTGAGTATAAAAAACTTGCAGAAGGTGGAGAGTTAAACCCTTTCACGGTCAGTATGGATGCTGTGATTTCTCCGACCGAAGCTATCATAAATGGCAAAAAAACAATTCTTGCCGGAACCAACAACTATATGGGTATGACCTACAATCAGGACTGTATTAAGGCAGCCGAGGAAGCCTTAAGGAGTTTTGGTACCGGCACAACGGGGTCACGTGTATTAAACGGCACTTATTACGGCCATAAAAAACTTGAGGAAACACTGAAAGATTTCTATGACGCTAAGCATGCCATTGTTTTTTCAACGGGTTATCAGGCAAATTTAGGTGTCATCTCAACTGTGGCCGGACCCAAAGATTATGTGGTCATTGATGCCGACAGTCATGCCAGTATTTATGATGGCTGCGCCATGGGAAATGCAACAGTCGTCCGCTTCGGCCATAATAACCCGGAAGATCTTGAAAAACGTCTGGCACGAATAAGACGGAAAGATCCGGATGCTGGCATTCTTGTCGTTATTGAAGGCGTTTACAGCATGCTTGGCGATCAGGCCCCAATTAAGGAACTGGCGACTGCGGCAAAAAAACATGATGCATTTGTGCTTGTAGATGAAGCCCATTCAATTGGTGTTTTTGGTAAAACGGGCCGGGGCGTTGCCCAGGAGCAAAATGTTGAACATCTGGTGGACTTTACTGTCGGCACTTTCAGCAAAAGCGTTGGCACAGTAGGTGGATATTGTGTTTCAAATCATCCCAAATTTGAGACATTAAGACTGGTCTGTCGCCCCTATGTCTTTACAGCATCACTTCCCCCGTCGGTTGTTGCTTCAGCCACAAAAGCACTGGAACTAATTAAAGACAGTAACTTGAGAGTAAAACTGCTCGAAAATTCAATGCGGCTTAATAAAGGTTTGGCGAGTGCCGGGTTTAATATGGGAACAACAGGTGAAAGCCCGATTGCCGCGATCATCATAGATGACAAACCAACAGCCATTGCCTACTGGCAGAATATGATGAAAGAAGGCGTTTATGTGAACCTTGCCGTCCCACCGGCAACACCAAACGGCCTTAATCTTATGCGGTGCAGCCTTTCAGCAGCACATTCATTTGAACAAATAGATTATATGCTGGAAAAGTTTATAGCCGTCGGAAAAAAGCTGAACGTATTAAGTTAA
- the recG gene encoding ATP-dependent DNA helicase RecG translates to MRPEILFPLFAETETLPGVGKRIAAGIEKVAGSRILDLLWHMPVDIIDRRAGPDLKDITFDQIVTLEVTVGRHDPAPANSKKPYRVWCHDDTGTICLVFFHPRKDYILTQLPEGQKRLISGKVEVYSGQLQMSHPDYILPPEKRNEIPAVEPVYPLTAGVSGKVMARIINEATKKVPDLPEWLDPALIKRESWLDWNRSIIKAHHPEKKEDTNANSPARLRLAYDELLANQLALEIMRKQTKKKKGRAMKGTHKLTDKFLANLPYQLTGAQNNAIAEIGEDMTGPSSMMRLLQGDVGSGKTVVALYSMLIAVENKTQAAIIAPTEILARQHYASLSEMVKGLGVNITILTGRDKGKARQKLLDDLASGEINILVGTHALIQKDVIYHDLAMAVIDEQHRFGVEQRMALSAKGPKGIGMDILAMTATPIPRTLTLTVYGDMDVSRLYEKPPGRTPIDTRVMALNRIEEVITATRRTIENGARIYWVCPLVEESEVLDLAAAEERYRHLEQLFGHRVGLIHGKMKVKEKDDVMNRFIAGDIDILVATTVIEVGVDVPEATVMIIEHAERFGLSQLHQLRGRVGRGGGKSTCLLLYGALGATAKSRLNIMRQTEDGFIIAEEDLKLRGAGEVLGTRQSGLPKFKVASLEDHHKLIPMARDDARLVLELDPELSGKRGKNLRILLYLFERDEGVKYLKSG, encoded by the coding sequence ATGCGACCAGAAATACTCTTTCCATTATTTGCTGAAACGGAAACTTTGCCCGGTGTGGGTAAGCGCATTGCTGCCGGAATTGAGAAAGTGGCCGGAAGCCGTATATTGGATTTATTGTGGCATATGCCGGTAGACATTATTGACCGTCGCGCAGGGCCGGACTTGAAAGATATTACATTTGATCAGATCGTGACCTTGGAAGTCACTGTCGGAAGACATGATCCTGCACCGGCAAATAGCAAAAAACCATACCGAGTCTGGTGCCATGATGATACGGGAACAATTTGTCTGGTCTTTTTTCATCCACGTAAGGATTATATTCTGACGCAATTGCCAGAAGGTCAGAAACGTCTTATCAGTGGCAAAGTTGAAGTCTATAGCGGTCAGCTGCAGATGAGCCATCCTGACTATATTCTACCACCCGAAAAAAGAAATGAGATACCGGCTGTAGAGCCGGTGTATCCCCTTACTGCCGGGGTTAGTGGCAAGGTAATGGCCCGAATTATAAATGAAGCGACAAAAAAAGTACCTGATTTACCAGAATGGCTTGATCCTGCTCTAATCAAAAGAGAGAGTTGGCTGGACTGGAATAGGTCTATTATTAAGGCGCATCATCCAGAGAAAAAGGAAGATACCAACGCCAACAGTCCGGCACGCCTACGGCTGGCTTATGATGAACTGCTGGCAAATCAATTGGCTCTTGAAATTATGCGAAAGCAGACGAAGAAGAAAAAAGGTCGTGCCATGAAAGGCACACATAAGCTTACGGATAAATTTCTTGCAAACCTTCCTTATCAATTAACGGGCGCTCAGAATAATGCCATTGCTGAAATAGGGGAGGATATGACTGGTCCATCATCCATGATGCGGCTACTTCAAGGTGATGTGGGAAGCGGAAAAACGGTCGTCGCCCTTTATTCAATGTTGATTGCTGTAGAAAATAAGACGCAGGCCGCGATTATTGCTCCGACCGAAATTTTGGCAAGGCAGCATTATGCAAGTCTTTCGGAAATGGTGAAAGGGCTTGGGGTCAATATAACCATTCTGACGGGAAGGGATAAAGGTAAAGCAAGACAGAAATTGCTGGATGATCTGGCGTCGGGGGAAATTAATATTCTTGTCGGGACACATGCCCTTATTCAGAAAGATGTCATTTATCATGATCTGGCCATGGCCGTCATCGATGAACAGCATCGTTTCGGGGTGGAACAAAGAATGGCGCTTTCCGCCAAAGGCCCTAAAGGGATCGGTATGGATATCCTGGCGATGACGGCAACCCCGATCCCAAGAACCCTTACCCTGACGGTTTATGGCGACATGGATGTATCAAGGCTTTATGAAAAACCGCCGGGTCGTACGCCAATTGATACACGGGTGATGGCATTAAACCGGATTGAGGAAGTGATCACCGCCACCAGAAGAACCATAGAAAATGGCGCCAGAATTTACTGGGTATGCCCGCTTGTAGAGGAATCCGAGGTCCTTGATTTGGCCGCGGCAGAGGAAAGATATCGCCATCTGGAACAGTTATTTGGGCACAGGGTTGGCCTTATCCACGGTAAAATGAAAGTGAAGGAAAAAGATGACGTGATGAACCGCTTCATAGCCGGAGATATTGATATTCTTGTCGCAACAACGGTTATAGAAGTTGGTGTTGATGTGCCGGAGGCAACCGTCATGATTATTGAACATGCTGAGCGATTTGGTTTGTCGCAGCTTCATCAACTTCGTGGCCGTGTTGGCCGGGGAGGAGGTAAATCAACCTGTCTTCTTCTTTATGGTGCACTTGGCGCGACAGCGAAATCACGGTTGAATATCATGCGACAAACCGAAGATGGTTTTATTATCGCGGAAGAGGATTTAAAATTGAGAGGGGCTGGTGAAGTCCTAGGCACCCGGCAGAGCGGGCTGCCCAAATTTAAAGTTGCCAGCCTTGAAGACCATCATAAACTGATCCCGATGGCAAGGGATGATGCAAGGCTGGTTCTGGAACTTGATCCTGAGCTTTCAGGAAAACGCGGAAAAAACCTTCGTATTTTACTTTATCTGTTTGAAAGGGATGAGGGGGTTAAATATCTTAAGTCCGGATAA
- a CDS encoding succinate dehydrogenase assembly factor 2, with translation MTQFNTPGFIEGQIDKNEDINIRRKRLKFRSWHRGIKEADILLGSFADQFLDQMTLEQLDLYENLLREADSDLVAWITNDSPSPEQYDHDVMKMLKSIDYIKIIK, from the coding sequence GTGACACAATTTAATACGCCAGGTTTTATTGAAGGCCAAATTGATAAGAACGAAGACATCAATATCCGCAGAAAACGGCTGAAATTCAGAAGCTGGCATCGTGGAATTAAGGAAGCAGATATTCTGCTTGGCTCATTTGCTGATCAGTTTCTTGATCAAATGACACTGGAGCAACTTGATCTTTATGAAAATCTACTGCGGGAAGCTGATTCTGATCTTGTTGCCTGGATTACAAATGACAGCCCTTCACCTGAACAATATGACCATGACGTCATGAAAATGCTTAAATCCATTGACTATATTAAGATAATCAAGTGA
- a CDS encoding class I SAM-dependent methyltransferase, translating to MSKNNDELVCDFVGGAVGHRLKYGGGRQQALPKAIGFKSGHIPSVVDATAGLGRDAFLLASLGAQVTLIERNDHIHSLLQEGLKRAKNENEQYAEIIGRMTLLHGDAKDLLPTLNPEVILIDPMHPPRQKSALVKKEMRLIRNIVGTDPDARELLEIALACARSRVVLKWPMRAESLDGIRKPSHQIVGKSTRYDVFIRT from the coding sequence ATGTCAAAAAATAATGATGAGCTCGTCTGCGATTTTGTCGGTGGTGCGGTTGGTCATCGACTGAAATATGGCGGTGGACGGCAGCAGGCGTTACCAAAAGCCATTGGATTTAAAAGCGGTCATATACCATCAGTCGTTGATGCGACTGCGGGTCTTGGTCGTGATGCTTTCTTACTTGCGTCGTTGGGGGCTCAGGTTACCCTGATTGAACGAAATGATCATATTCATAGTTTGCTGCAAGAAGGGCTCAAGCGGGCAAAAAATGAAAATGAGCAATATGCAGAAATTATTGGGCGTATGACCCTTCTTCATGGAGACGCCAAAGACCTGCTCCCCACCTTAAACCCGGAAGTAATACTGATTGATCCCATGCATCCGCCCAGACAAAAATCAGCGCTTGTGAAAAAAGAAATGCGCCTGATCCGGAACATTGTTGGCACTGACCCAGATGCCCGAGAGCTGCTTGAAATTGCCCTCGCCTGCGCCAGATCACGGGTTGTATTAAAATGGCCAATGCGGGCGGAATCATTGGATGGCATAAGAAAGCCGTCACACCAGATTGTCGGGAAATCAACCCGATATGATGTTTTTATCCGGACTTAA
- the lptF gene encoding LPS export ABC transporter permease LptF translates to MFNKIDFYVLKSTIVPLVATLGISALLLLLEKMLSLFDFVINQGGPIDVVWQMLGNLMPQYLTLVIPLAMFLGVLLAIRKFALSSELDALLSCGISLHRLLLMPIFLAVLLLLINILVVGFVQPYTKYAYEELIFDVRSGALGAAIKSNEFTNLGKGLTLRIEESQNSGRELLDIFAQKEEPDGHIYSVSAKKGSFYASPDQKYIILRLFDGTLIDFDTSQNRPRILNFDMHDLPLEVPMFEQFRNRGDDAAEMTFNELWQLRDSGNTAIIATLHSRIARALSILIVPFLAVPLGLVAKRSGRALGISVGVFILLLYHKVLEFGLDFAADGSFSPWLTIWVPTAVFIAVTARLYYIGAYTVGGVPLRTLELVSDIILEFFTKLFKRVRTSS, encoded by the coding sequence ATGTTTAACAAAATTGATTTTTATGTTCTGAAAAGTACGATTGTCCCATTAGTTGCTACTTTGGGAATTTCGGCACTGCTGCTTCTGCTTGAAAAAATGCTTTCCCTGTTCGACTTCGTCATTAACCAGGGCGGTCCCATTGATGTGGTCTGGCAGATGCTGGGTAATCTGATGCCACAATATCTGACCCTTGTTATCCCACTGGCAATGTTCCTCGGGGTCTTGCTTGCCATCCGGAAATTCGCTTTAAGCAGTGAACTTGATGCTTTACTCTCCTGCGGTATAAGTCTTCACAGATTACTGTTAATGCCTATTTTTCTGGCTGTTCTTCTTCTGCTTATTAACATTCTTGTTGTTGGTTTTGTCCAACCCTATACCAAATATGCCTATGAAGAGCTAATTTTTGATGTCCGAAGTGGCGCGTTAGGCGCTGCAATAAAATCAAATGAATTCACCAATCTTGGAAAAGGTTTGACACTGAGGATCGAAGAATCTCAAAACTCAGGTCGTGAGCTCCTTGATATTTTTGCACAGAAAGAAGAACCCGATGGGCATATATATTCTGTCAGTGCAAAAAAAGGCAGTTTTTATGCCTCACCAGATCAAAAATATATTATTTTACGGCTCTTTGACGGGACGCTCATCGATTTTGATACCAGCCAGAACAGGCCGCGCATTTTGAATTTTGATATGCATGATCTACCATTGGAAGTGCCAATGTTCGAACAGTTCAGAAACCGCGGTGATGATGCTGCGGAAATGACATTTAATGAACTTTGGCAACTTCGGGATAGTGGCAATACAGCGATCATCGCAACGCTTCATTCCCGGATTGCCCGGGCATTATCCATTTTAATTGTCCCTTTTCTTGCTGTGCCATTAGGGCTGGTTGCCAAAAGGTCCGGAAGGGCACTCGGCATTTCCGTGGGCGTCTTTATTCTCCTTCTTTATCATAAAGTCCTCGAATTCGGCCTTGATTTTGCTGCAGACGGCAGCTTTAGTCCATGGCTGACTATTTGGGTGCCCACAGCGGTCTTTATTGCTGTAACGGCAAGGCTTTATTACATTGGTGCCTATACAGTCGGTGGTGTGCCGCTGCGAACACTTGAACTGGTATCCGATATCATTCTTGAGTTTTTCACCAAACTATTTAAACGCGTGAGGACATCAAGCTAA